In one Acomys russatus chromosome X, mAcoRus1.1, whole genome shotgun sequence genomic region, the following are encoded:
- the LOC127185232 gene encoding melanoma-associated antigen B18-like, which translates to MPRGHKSKLRARERRHQARSETWSMQHAQDSAAEERETLSSSSHRCSANVQSKDEERRSTSLALSSTRYSPSTERDDVAISLVHFMLRKYHRREPITKEDMLEHVFPQNKEQFPVALKKASELMVIAFGIDVKEVDPIRHCYAFFRILSPNGNDEIMNGEAIMPKNGLLITILCVIFMNGSCANEECIWDILSVMGIYAGVNHFMYGNVKKLITKDFVNEGYLEYRQVPIRGSPCRQFLWGPRALYETSKMRVLEFLAKVYNTVPTAFPSLYEEALRAEQERTQGRFVSMVLVGLMGSSPSSGDSSNSFNFF; encoded by the exons ATGCCTCGTGGTCATAAAAGTAAGCTTCGGGCCCGTGAGAGACGCCACCAGGCACGAAGTGAAACCTGGTCTATGCAGCATGCTCAGGACAGtgcagcagaagagagagaaactctctcttcctcctctcatcGTTGTAGTGCTAATGTTCAGAG CAAAGATGAGGAGAGACGAAGTACTTCCTTGGCATTGTCCTCAACTAGATATTCACCTTCAACTGAGAGAGATGATGTAGCAATTTCATTGGTACATTTCATGCTGCGAAAGTATCACAGGAGGGAGCCAATAACAAAGGAAGATATGCTAGAGCATGTCTTCCCACAGAACAAGGAACAGTTCCCTGTGGCTCTTAAGAAAGCCTCTGAGCTCATGGTGATAGCCTTTGGTATTGATGTTAAAGAAGTTGACCCAATCAGACACTGCTATGCATTTTTCAGAATATTAAGTCCTAACGGTAATGATGAAATTATGAATGGTGAGGCAATCATGCCCAAGAATGGTCTCTTGATAACAATCTTGTGTGTGATCTTCATGAACGGCAGCTGTGCTAATGAGGAATGTATCTGGGACATTCTTAGTGTGATGGGGATATATGCGGGGGTCAATCACTTCATGTATGGAAATGTCAAGAAGCTAATTACTAAAGATTTTGTGAATGAGGGGTATCTGGAGTACCGGCAGGTGCCCATCAGAGGTTCTCCATGTCGTCAATTCCTATGGGGGCCCAGGGCCCTCTATGAAACCAGCAAAATGAGAGTCCTTGAGTTTCTGGCCAAGGTTTATAATACTGTTCCCACTGCCTTCCCATCCTTGTATGAAGAGGCTCTTAGAGCTGAACAAGAAAGAACCCAAGGCAGATTTGTATCTATGGTTCTTGTTGGCTTAATGGGCAGTTCACCTTCCAGTGGTGATTCCAGCAACTCCTTCAATTTCttctaa